GCGAAAGTTCTTGTATTCTATTTAATTTGTTCTTCTCCCCCGCATAGGAGTCATGTTTATTTCTATCAAGTTCCTCCCTAAGCTGTGCAATATCGTACTGTAGCTCTTTAACGGTGTTCTCATATTCACCTTCCAAATTCTCCAACTTAAGATGTAATCCATGTCTTTCCTGCTCTAATGCCTGAAATGTAATGGTATTGTTAAAAGTATGACTCACCAATGCtctaagaaaaaaatgtaaaaagcaaGTTACTTCTGGTTTGAAAATTTATCTTATATCGCATCAATACTAAAAGTCAAGTATACATCCTTAGGGCAGCAGTTGTGGTTACATACTTTAAATCTACAGcgttaaaatatacaaaattttgaatattaaacaaaaagtaaacaaaatagcTAGACCTATAAGGTGAACTTTATTTaggttttgacaaaaaaaaaaatagccagaattttatagaaatatttactGTTACCGCTTAGATTATTTAAAACAAGCAGTTGTTCAAGACATGCTATAAAATCTGGTCACCCATAccacatattgtttgaaattttacaataatattagAACTTCTTTACCATATAATAAAGTGCCTAATGAATATGAAATTACTATTATCTGACAATGATGAGTTAAATGAAACATCTGGATGAATTAGCTTTGCCCTAGTTAGGCTTATTGtttaatttctaaatgtttaCAAGAAAATAAAGTGGTTTGTGAACATGTAAAAACGTCATTTTCTTATCATACCTCAATGTTTTGATTATACTCTTCAGTAACTTGTTCTAACTTTTTTTCCTGATCTAAATTCTTTTCTAACAACGCTTTTCCAAGCTCCGCAGCAAGCATCAAGTCTCGATCCTTCTGTTCCAGCATCGCTCGTAGATTGTCCTCTTCCCCATAATTGCTTCTGTCCCCAGCCTCTACTTCTCCCTCAGCATATACTTCTCGCTCGGAATCCATTTGCTATTTTATTTTCGGCAGTGAACCgaatatataaaagttaaatcaCCGACTAGTTAATTATTTCCTTAAGGATAATCTTTGATAGTACACTAATCGTTTGATAAGTCTGTAACAGCTTAAGGTTAACGTAAAAAATCGAAACTTTCAGTCATTGTTTCCGTCTTTGATTTCAAAAAAGAAGATTAATTCAACAAACAAATGTTACCGTGAGCTGAGTCAATATTTACAATGAGTAAACGTCATGTTATCGACTCCAAATTACACAATCCTTTTAACACCGAATATATTAAAACGGAACAAAATTTAGATCACCCTTAAGCCTAACAGAATCCAGAGTGAAAGATATACACGTGGTTATATTCAGTATGTTACAATTTAGAAAAAGTGAAGAAATAATACCGTAACGCTAcattatattttacaattatttacagTACAATAAATGGTAGCGtaaaaactacattttaattGTTGGATTAATTGAATCACGTCAGTTAATACTACAATACTCCTTCAATGTTGATTATGGGAGATATCAAACATAAATCCATATCATTATTCTCATATTGATTCCCACATACACAAACAATATGGTATAACATTTTAATCCACAATATAATTAATTTAACATTTCGTTTACATGTTGATATCCATTAAATAGACACAAAACTGTCATTAAAATGTGTCAGGACATTTTAATTAGCCGTTGGCTAAACAGTTACATGTTTTATAGTTCATTTATTGTGTTCAATAACGAAATCGTATATGTTAAAATAATCCTTACGTCATACACACTATTTCAGAggaaaaatcattaatattcacaCATTATTCCAGTCAATGATTCATATTTTTCTCAGAATATTTATGTATGTGTTGCACCTCATATCTCAACCATTAAGTAAATTGATCGcacaaaagtaaacaaaacacAGACCAATAATCCAGTGAATCACCTTCACGACTATGGCACTCGCTGCAATGCTGCTAATGTTATGTTTTTACGTATCAGCGGTGGCCTTTCCCTTATCGATCAGTTGTCTTTCATCACGGAGTCCTTTTACCTGTATAATATCGACAAATCCATTGGTTTGTTGCTCTATACCATTTGGGAAAATGGCTCTATATTGATTTAAGTTAACAATGTATCTCTCACCGCAAAGGGGAATAAGTGATAATCGTTTCGCATGACATtatatgttctttttttctgACTGAACTTATCACGTTTTGAAAATCACATGACGCAATGTAATAAACCCAAAACGGAAAAATAAATGCGTCAGTAGTTTCGTTCTTGAATACGAAAAGTggttattttatatgtattttaggATACAATTAAGAACATTTACAGTCTTAATTAAGTTCTTGATATAATTGTACACATTAAAGCAGTACTCTCACTTAACTTTTTCAAATAGCAACCAAATGTACAGAAATATTTTGGTCAAGACTTACCTTTTTACATATTAGCCAGTCATAAATGCATTGTTATCTCATTCAGGTACCGGTTACTCGAGAAGATTTGTCCAtctatctgtcacacttttttataataatttaatagAAAGCAACGAGAGAACGTAGGTCACAACTTGTGACAGCTATTACTCTATCTTGAATCATATTCGAATTATATAACCTTTTGGTATTAAAAAGTCTATTTTGTCCAGATAATAACTAAGAACTTGACATCCTGCTAGATGACAATAAGAGGGAAATGCAGAGTCCAAAAACTGATTTGTTTGGACTTTCTTTCCTTACTCTCCCTTTTGCAATTTCCCCCAGACAACTACTTTGCAGTTAATGAAAGGAATTTAAAGAAAGCTTACCTGATAATATATGACAAATAAGAGGAAGCGTAGAGTGCAATAGATCTAGTGACCTTTTTTTAGAATACTTAGGAAATTGTCTCCCGTTCGGTATATGACATTAACTAAACAATAACTTCGCAACTACTAAAGGAAATAGAAAGACTTTTCATAATGAGTAGAAATgcatatgtttttttgtttttgtttttttttttgcagaatttaAGTTGCTGGTTGGAGAAATGGTCAATAGGATCCTCGAGAAAGCGAACATATACTTAAAGAGTTTAACCAAATTTACTGTGTCAACGGTAAAGAAACATATAGTGATTCATTTCATCTTCAGAATTTATTATTCTTATAGGAGACTTAAATGAAAAGAGTGAATTATTTGTAATTTGATAGACAATGGAACAAGATAAGTGAAGCTGGGTGTGGTTGGACAATTATATCTGTATAGCTGGTGGTGAATATGCTGGGAATAAATTCAATAGCGTTATAGATCATTTCGACATCAAAATTcagttaaacaaataaataaaactaaggCAAACACTTGATTATGTAATGTACAGTCTAGCAATATAGCAGTTTTGTTAGATATTGAAGACAACCCATGCCGAAAGAGGATAACaatatagaaatagaaaaaaatgtaggCTCCATAGGTCGAAAAACAcgatacaaatgaaaatgttgcaagtcCGGTTCGATTGCGCCTGTTCACGGACGTGAGTGGAAATTCTCGATTGTTTTCGTCCACGCcatctagccctgggttgagcagaactcaatatttgcaaatgttataagtaccaaaaaaaaaaaaaatcaatcaataaaaaataaacaatttagagacatccgcagatatttTTTTTGCGGCGAAAATGGCAAAATTATAAAGCAGACACCATACCCTAGAGGTGAAAGACAGCTTCAAGGAATAGATGGAAGTAGATAGTATAGAAGCCCCAAAGTTTTGTTAACTTTATAGAAAATAGAGAACATTAATTCTTAGAAAACTTAAGTTTAAACATATTCTATTGTATATactatatgtatttatataattacagTACATGTACACTTTAACAATCAATGCAATTATAGCAAATAGGTCGGGCCACATATTTCAACAGTTTTATGGGCTAcggacgtgaggggtgttgcatgtTTCGTTACTTCTCAGACTCAgacaaactgagtctgctattatttcgctTGGTTGCATTTCATGCTtctaaagcatttttacaataaatgcgTAGCCTTCtccaaaatatttggaaaataccagcagtgaaatttcaaatgaacCACGAAAAAAGAGACATAGCGGATCCTACCGACGAATAAGATTGCCCGGCTGTCttgaccatatatatatatagccctTCACAATACAAGGAACTACTTGGAcaacacaaaatgaaatattcGTATATGAGAAAATTGCTGCGTTTCATACAACATGGCTTACTCCCTAGAACGACTTCAAAATAATGAGCGAGTGTTTGgtgttttggtgcattttcattataaaagaaaattaatatacCAACAGCATTGTGTAATTGATGAGGATTTAGCGGTATCTACCTAGTATTGTTGCAAATGGAAATGCAATTTGTTGCTAAGATGTACTTAGAACTATTTTCTGTTGTTCTATCCATATGTTCCTGACGCTTATTTATGGTACATAAAGACCATACAGAAAGAAGCCCTTCTTGTgaacaaaatatatgaataacCTACAACCATGAAAAGATCTTGGTGAATATGTGAATGTAAGGTTAATGCACAACAGAAACAAAGTGCTTATTGTGAATTATATGTGAACGGATTtgattttcaagaattttaaGTGTTAACTATTTAAGTGAATACCTGATTTCCTGCGAACACAACCATATGCAAATTGCTATTTGTTCTGTTATTATTCATGGTTAGATGCAAATACTGGTGAACAGATGTTGCAAAGACATCTGTTCACTTTTTATTCACGCTGTATAGGGGCCTATATTcacttaattttcacaataaagtGTTCATACCGTATATAAGGGTTTCTTATAACATAAAAATTTCTACAGCCTGTCAAATACGGCGTACGTGCTTGTGTgcagatattttgttttattgaattatGTATAGTTATGAATACATGCTTTAATATAGTTAAAACAAGCTTTATGGAATTGTGTCACCGTTAAACACTGTTGGGcaacgtttttttatttattcatttattgacatttaagatcaatagcataaaacacaacacaaGGCAAATAAAAACTTAAGCAAAGTCTGctctcttttaatattttttcttaacaCCGAGATTTATTGGTCAGGTCGGATATCCAGGCACTGAAGAACGTGCCACAATTCCAGAAGTATTGTATACTGAATGATATATATCTCCATCAAAGAGCTATAGAAATAAATagctgtgtattttatacttctttgactccATCAAACTCATAGGCATTCGGCGCATTTGTTTGGTCAGTAATGAtgctataaataataaaaacagtcCAGGGGCCAAAAATATTTCTTCGTGTTGTATATAACATGTCATCTCGTCAAGGGAAACATTTATGTtgagtaatattgtaatcccttgaaaTCCAACACCCATTTGACTGCATATGGATTGATTGCATTCAATTGGGTGCTGGATTTTTTTTGGGTCCTGGACTGTCTATGCTCAAACTATGAAAGTATAGCCTAGTGTAGTGGTTGTAGGAATATAAGGCCACTTCGAACAACCTTgttgttgggttaaccctttagcgatgtggttagagtgtccgtcttcagatcacgaggtccggggttcgatcctCAGTAGAGTCTGTGGTATTTACTACAATGGCGACGAGGATGTTTGACGGATTCATGCATTTAGATGAGGCTAGAAATTGATAGTAGGTTCAGTTGGtgcctcgggctagaaactgataggaggttcagttgatgccttgggctagaaactgataggcgGTTCAGTTGATGCCTTAGCTAGAAACTGATAGGCGGTTCAGTTGATGCCGCGAGCTAGAAACTGAtagaggttcagttgatgcctcgggctagaaactgataggaggttcagttgatgcctcgggctagaaactgataggcgGTTCAGTTGATGCCTTAGGTTAGAAACTGATAGGCggttcagttgatgcctggtCCTTCAATGTTGGAGAGGAGTGTAGTGGTTGTAGTTATataaggccacttccaacagccttatTGTTGGGTTaattaaccctttagcgacgtagttagagtgtccgccttcagatcacgaggtccggggttcgattctcGGTAGAGTCTGTGGTATTTTACTACACTACTAAAGtaatcaaactgaaaataaaaatcacTGAAAATGTGTTAACACAAAGCTCTTTTTTGACAAATAAGGTACCAGTTAATACCAGATAGCTTGTATTGGGCTTattctttggtatgacgcatcCAACCACCTGCACCCAAAGCCGGTAAATATTGAGAGCCtcagatttttagaaaattcGCAAAGTAAACGTAGATATCAGCTGGAAAGTCAGGAAAAGGTGATcacaaaaatctgttttaaaggttttattttttatagataGCTTTATGACATCAGCTTAATGATGAATGATTTACATCACATATGTTtcttacagataaaataaaacatcttttccTGATAAACGTGTTCTTTCAGTACAGTGACCATATTTCGTCTAGCGTTCCTTTCGGATAGCAGTTACATTTAAttttggaagtggctattcctacggtcccgtaagaatagcctcacaggctattcctacggctgtcccgtaagaatagtgaaatagcccgcaggtggctattcctacggctctattGAAAGTCAattttgtatgtccatcttgtactgcattgtactgaattaattcaactggtatattttcgaacaaattgtttacttttcagtatcacaCCCAGAGGAAGTGAGTTCGAATAtagtgtaacagtctcaggaaaaatgtgcagcctcgaccaggattcgaacctcggaccttcggcttaaaataatttccgaaaagtctcccttaataaaaaaaaatccaaaaaaaaaagtttttccgacctaccagccctaatttttttgagcatgttaccggaaacaaagaaattttttaggcctaaattaGCTTTTTCCTTTATTCGAAATCACTTCCCTGTTCTCTCGatgtgatactgaaaagtaaacaatttgttcgaaaatataccagttgaattaatTCGGTATAATGCAATTCAAGATAGACATGCAAAACTATCTTTAaatagagccgtaggaatagccacctgcgggctatttcactattcttacgggacagccgtaggaatagcctgtgaggctattcttacgggaccgtaggaatagccacttcctttaatttttacataaaaccaacaaaataagttgaaaaaaaataagagaACCATGTTGTCTTTAGATTGCATATATTTAGCTGGACTGAACAATTTTTATGTGGAGTGTcgcatacatgtcaagtttcccggatCGTCCGGGAGTCTCACGGATTTTTTGTCCATTTCCCGGACATACGGAAATCAGTTATTTCTCCCGGAAATCCAAAATTCCAAGATAATGGTTTCCTACATCAAACTTAATCCCTAATTACACACTGTGCCTGACGTAATTTATCACCCTACTGGTATATTGATAAGAGTTTAACAAGGTCACGCACTGATGACATTCTGCAGACAGGTGtgtactgtgctatttttagattgtgttaattggCGAGTGGTGATACTGACATAATATGATGATAAGACAGGAACTTGTTTATTGAAGATTTTAAGTGTGAAAAGATATATTTAAGGATACTTAAAGAGCCGACCTTTATTGGAGTGATGGCAGTCATTACCACTGATGGAGAAAACAACTAGAG
The genomic region above belongs to Mercenaria mercenaria strain notata chromosome 12, MADL_Memer_1, whole genome shotgun sequence and contains:
- the LOC123533860 gene encoding BICD family-like cargo adapter 1, which translates into the protein MDSEREVYAEGEVEAGDRSNYGEEDNLRAMLEQKDRDLMLAAELGKALLEKNLDQEKKLEQVTEEYNQNIEALEQERHGLHLKLENLEGEYENTVKELQYDIAQLREELDRNKHDSYAGEKNKLNRIQELSQQNEKLLEELQNARRMEQEYESKLHTIKNSGLANISAKQACQIEHLQEQSDMANLLGVQMEAGLNPALKLGGHADVGLKPSANLKENDSSKEMKKENEEQPEESVT